The genome window CGTTTGCCCCAGGGCTACGACACGGTGCTGGGGGACAACGGCGGCGGCCTGTCTGGCGGCCAGAAGCAACGGGTGGCCCTGGCCCGCGCCCTGTACGGCGGGCCGCGTCTGATCGTACTGGATGAGCCCAACTCCAACCTCGATACCGTGGGCGAAGCCGCCCTGGCCAGTGCCATCGTGCAGATGAAAGCCCAGGGCAGCAGCGTGGTGCTGGTGACCCATCGTTCGTCGGCGCTGGCCCAGGCCGACAAGTTGCTGGTGCTCAGCGACGGTCATTTGCAAGCGTTCGGGCCGAGCCATGAGGTGCTGCGCGCATTGTCGGGCCAGCCGGAAACGCCCAAGGACAAACCGGGCGTGAGTTTCAGTCGTCAGTACCAGGCCACAAGGAATCCAGGCGCATGAGCAGCATCACGGTTGAACCACGCTTCAAAGAGCACGACGCCAGGTTTTTCACGCGCATGGGTTGGTTGCTGACCGTGGTCGGCGCCGGCGGGTTTTTCCTGTGGGCCAGCCTCGCGCCCTTGGACCAGGGCATTCCGGTACAGGGTACGGTGGTGGTGTCGGGCAAGCGCAAGGCCGTGCAAACCCTCAGCCCAGGCGTCGTCAGCCGGATCCTGGTGAAGGAGGGCGAGCATGTGAAACAGGGTCAGGCGCTGTTCCGTCTCGACCAGACCCAGCACCAGGCCGACGTGCAGTCCCTGCAAGCCCAATACCGCATGGCCTGGGCCAGCGTGGCGCGCTGGCAGAGCGAGCGCGACAACCTCGCCAGCATCGCCTTTCCCGCCGAACTCAGTGCCAATCCCGACCCGGCCCTGGCGTTGGTGCTGGAAGGCCAGCGCCAGTTGTTCAGCAGCCGCCGCGAAGCCTTTGCCCGCGAGCAGGCCGGCATTCGCGCCAATATCGAGGGCGCGAGCGCACAACTGGGCGGTATGCGCCGTGCGCGCACTGACCTGACCGCCCAGGCGCAATCCCTGCGTGACCAACTGAGCAACCTGCAACCCCTGGCCGACAACGGCTACATCCCGCGCAACCGGCTGATGGAGTACCAGCGGCAGTTGTCCCAGGTGCAACAGGACCTGGCGCAGAACACTGGCGAAAGTGGTCGTGTGGAGCAGGGCATTCTCGAGTCGCGCCTCAAGCTGCAACAACACAGTGAGGAGTATCAAAAAGAAGTACGCAGCCAGCTGGCGGATGCGCAACTGCGCAGCCTGACCCTGGAACAGCAACTCACTTCGGCCGGGTTCGACCTGCAACACAGCGAAATCAACGCCCCGGCGGATGGCATCGCGGTCAATCTCAGCGTGCACACCGAAGGCGCCGTGGTCCGCGCCGGTGAAACCCTGCTGGAAATCGTGCCCCAGGGTACGCGCCTGGAAGTGGAAGGGCACCTGCCGGTGCACCTGGTGGACAAGGTTGGCACGCACCTGCCGGTGGACATCCTGTTCACCGCCTTCAACCAAAGCCGTACGCCCCGGGTGCCGGGGGAGGTCAGCCTGATTTCCGCCGACCAGATGCTCGATGAAAAGACCGGCGCGCCTTACTACGTGCTGCGCACCACGGTCAGCGACGCGGCTTTGGAAAAACTCCACGGGCTGGTGATCAAGCCGGGCATGCCCGCCGAGATGTTCGTGCGCACCGGCGAGCGTTCGTTGCTCAATTACCTGTTCAAGCCGCTGCTCGACCGCGCCGGCTCGGCGTTGACCGAGGAATGAACATGAAACCGGTGTTTATTGCCTTGCTGTTGACCTGCGCCAGTGCCCAGGCGGCCATGGGGCCGTTCGATGTGTACGAGCAGGCCCTGCGTAACGATCCGGTGTTTCTCGGCGCCATCAAGGAGCGCGACGCCGGCCTGGAAAACCGCGCCATCGGCCGCGCCGGGCTGCTGCCCAAGCTGTCGTACAACTACAACAAAGGCCGCAACAACTCCCAGGCCACCTTGCCGGACGGGCGCGGTGGCAACTATCACGACGACCGCAACTACAACAGCTACGGCTCCACCTTCAGCCTGCAACAACCGCTGTTCGACTACGAGGCCTACGCCAACTACCGCAAGGGCGTGGCCCAGGCGCTGTTTGCCGACGAAAGCTTTCGTGACAAGAGCCAGGCGCTGCTGGTACGGGTGCTGACCTACTACACCCAGGCCTTGTTCGCCCAGGACCAGATCGACATCGCCCGCGCCAAGAAGAAGGCCTTCGAACAGCAGTTCCAGCAGAACCGGCATTTGTTCCAGCAAGGCGAGGGCACTCGTACCGACATTCTGGAAGCCGAATCGCGCTATGAACTGGCCACCGCCGAAGAGATCCAGGCGCTGGATGAACAGGACGCGTCCTTGCGTGAACTGGGCGCCTTGATCGGCGTACAGAGCGTCGACATCCACGACCTGGCGCCGCTCAACCAGGGCTTTGCCGCGTTCACCCTGACCCCGGCCAACTACGACACCTGGCATGAGCTGGCGATCAGCAACAACCCCTCGCTGGCCTCCCAGCGCCAGGCCCTGGAAGTGGCGCGTTATGAGGTGGAGCGCAACCGCGCCGGGCATCTGCCCAAGGTCACGGCCTATGCCAGTTCGCGTCAACAGGAGTCCGACAGCGGCAACACCTACAACCAGCGCTACGACACCAACACCATCGGCGTCGAAGTCAGCCTGCCGCTGTATGCCGGTGGCGGCATCTCGGCCTCCACCCGCCAGGCCAGCCGCGCCATGGAGCAGGCCGAGTACGAGCTTGAGGGCAAGACCCGCGAAACCCTGATCGAACTGCGCCGGCAGTTCAGCGCCTGCCTGTCGGGGGTGAGCAAATTGCGCGCGTACCAGAAGGCCCTGGTGTCGGCTGAGGCGCTGGTGGTGTCGACCAGGCAAAGCATTCTCGGCGGCGAGCGGGTCAACCTCGACGCGCTTAACGCCGAGCAGCAGCTCTACAGCACCCGGCGCGATCTGGCCCAGGCACGGTATGACTACCTGATGGCCTGGACCAAGTTGCATTACTACGCGGGCAACCTGCGCGATACCGATTTGGCCAAAGTGGATGAGGCGTTCGGCCCGATGAAATAAGCCGCCATAACAATAACAAGGAG of Pseudomonas azotoformans contains these proteins:
- a CDS encoding TolC family outer membrane protein, which encodes MKPVFIALLLTCASAQAAMGPFDVYEQALRNDPVFLGAIKERDAGLENRAIGRAGLLPKLSYNYNKGRNNSQATLPDGRGGNYHDDRNYNSYGSTFSLQQPLFDYEAYANYRKGVAQALFADESFRDKSQALLVRVLTYYTQALFAQDQIDIARAKKKAFEQQFQQNRHLFQQGEGTRTDILEAESRYELATAEEIQALDEQDASLRELGALIGVQSVDIHDLAPLNQGFAAFTLTPANYDTWHELAISNNPSLASQRQALEVARYEVERNRAGHLPKVTAYASSRQQESDSGNTYNQRYDTNTIGVEVSLPLYAGGGISASTRQASRAMEQAEYELEGKTRETLIELRRQFSACLSGVSKLRAYQKALVSAEALVVSTRQSILGGERVNLDALNAEQQLYSTRRDLAQARYDYLMAWTKLHYYAGNLRDTDLAKVDEAFGPMK
- a CDS encoding HlyD family type I secretion periplasmic adaptor subunit — its product is MSSITVEPRFKEHDARFFTRMGWLLTVVGAGGFFLWASLAPLDQGIPVQGTVVVSGKRKAVQTLSPGVVSRILVKEGEHVKQGQALFRLDQTQHQADVQSLQAQYRMAWASVARWQSERDNLASIAFPAELSANPDPALALVLEGQRQLFSSRREAFAREQAGIRANIEGASAQLGGMRRARTDLTAQAQSLRDQLSNLQPLADNGYIPRNRLMEYQRQLSQVQQDLAQNTGESGRVEQGILESRLKLQQHSEEYQKEVRSQLADAQLRSLTLEQQLTSAGFDLQHSEINAPADGIAVNLSVHTEGAVVRAGETLLEIVPQGTRLEVEGHLPVHLVDKVGTHLPVDILFTAFNQSRTPRVPGEVSLISADQMLDEKTGAPYYVLRTTVSDAALEKLHGLVIKPGMPAEMFVRTGERSLLNYLFKPLLDRAGSALTEE